ATCGGGATCAGGACGCTGCTCCACCAGGGATTGGCCTTGACCGACCCGAAGATGAACCCGACGTACCCGTGCAGCAGGAAGGCGGACGGGATGCCGACGACGGTGATGGCCTTGAGCGCGGAGCGGTCGAACTCCATCCCCCGCCCGCTCGTGTCCCGGGAGAACAGCGACAGCGCCCGGTAGACGCCCCGCATGAGCCCTTTGCGCTCCTCCGCCATGGCGATCATGTCGGTGCGGTGAACGAACCAGATCTCCAGGAGGAGGACCGCCATGAGGTACCAGGCGTAGACGAAGCCGAACATCGCCATCGCGGAGGAAGGCTGCGGCGTCAGGAGGATCTCGTAGAACCGCTCCGGGTGGCCGAGGTGGGACACCAGCGCCAGCGGCGCGACGAGCAGGTAGGAAAGCGCGGTGAGCAGGGAGAGCCGGTAGATCGGCTGGACCTCCTTCACGTTGAAGACCTTCACCAGCGACGCGAGGATGAACGCCCCCGCGACTACCCCCGTGAGGTAGGGATACACGACGATCAGCATCCCCCAGTGGATCTCGATCTCGTTGGGGTAGATGAATCCCTGGACCTGGTGCAGCGCCTCGCCCAGCTGCCGCAGCAACTCCTGGTTCATCGGACTTCTCCGTCGAGGCCGGCGTAGTACACCTTCGGCTCGGTGTTCAGCGCGGGTTTCAGGACGTGGATCCGGTTCATCCGGAGGAAGCGCGACATGGGACTCGCGGTCGTGTTCAGGTCCCCGAAGATCCGCGCCTGGGTCGGGCAGACCTCCACGC
This region of Thermodesulfobacteriota bacterium genomic DNA includes:
- the nrfD gene encoding NrfD/PsrC family molybdoenzyme membrane anchor subunit, which produces MNQELLRQLGEALHQVQGFIYPNEIEIHWGMLIVVYPYLTGVVAGAFILASLVKVFNVKEVQPIYRLSLLTALSYLLVAPLALVSHLGHPERFYEILLTPQPSSAMAMFGFVYAWYLMAVLLLEIWFVHRTDMIAMAEERKGLMRGVYRALSLFSRDTSGRGMEFDRSALKAITVVGIPSAFLLHGYVGFIFGSVKANPWWSSVLIPIVFLFSAIVSGIALVLLLYMVIAPLTGGKIDMMCVDRAVRFLFYAVIVDFSLEMVDFIHRVYQSEEEIKILSELVVNKLFMSLVIIQVLLGMLLPLCLIAVTMIFRRRFSLNEDLRKMLYFVSLILIQFGIFATRWNVVIGGQMFSKSFRGLTAYKLEFRGIEGLLYALVLLVLPIVILAGLLKLLPPWKEMHGES